The Filimonas lacunae genomic sequence ATCAATCTTTATTGAAAAAGATGGAGGTGAAGATGGACAGATCACCATCACACATAACGGGCAAGACCATATTGTTGAGGTACAAATGAAAGATACAATAGCCGACATTTCGCTTTCAACTTTTGTGAAATGGCTATGTCATTTTCCGGCAAATTTAGCACAAGACAACTTGCTTGATCGGGTTATAAATAAAAAACATACAGCCCTTATTATTACCTCTGGACGCTGTCTAGATGACGTACATCTTTTCAGCCAGAGGTTTAAAGATTTGTCAAGCCATAATAGTTTAAAACTTACAAAAACATGGCAAAAAGATTTCTGTAAAGAGCTAGATAAAAATGGCTTTACAGGCTCTACTACATTACAGACAAAACGCAACTCTTTCTGTAAGGCACAAGCTACAGACCTTCAAAACTCACTTACTCTAGAGCATGATCTTTCAAAGATACTTATCTGGGATGGATTGACAGCTGATTCACTAGATAACGAAATTCTTCAGTTACTTAACAGGCTTTATCTTGTTCCACAGTCCGCAAGTGAAACCTTGTATTTTAAATTACTAGAAGCAGTCAAAGAATCTAGAGATCAAAAAACAGATCTTACTCCTATATTTAAAAAATTGATTAATGAATATGAAGGCGAAGCTCCAATAATCGACCCCAACTACAAATCAAGGAGCGAAGAATCAACACTAACTCAACAACTAGAGATTCAGGGAGTCTTATTATTAAAGGGGGTAACACAAGCCGGCAAAAGCGAATTAGCAAAGAAAATTGCTGACTACTTCCACAAAAAAGGTTTTACTTATAAAATATGTACAGAGATTGAACACGCAGAACAATTCTTAAATCTAAATATTAAAGAAGATAAAATATTAGTTATTGAAGATCCGTGGGGACACGTAGCAGTGGTAGATAATGGCCTGAACAAATGGAAAAAATTAGAAAATCTTATTAAAAACAAACAACCTCAACATAAGATCATCGTCACCTCCCGCAACGAAATTCTTCAGGAGCTAAGCGCCGGGGGCTTTGTGACACAAAATCAGATAGCAGGCTATAATTGGGCTAACACTACTATTATAGAAAATAAAACATTAGATAGCTTTTGGCGAATATTTGCAGATGAAGCCAAGCTGAATAATAAAATAGTGAAGTTGATCGAAGATCATATTTCTATCTGCCCTCCTGATCATCTTTTACAAATCGGCGAACTTCAATACCTGGCAAGGTATGATCAGGAAGATTTGGTAAACCAACCATTGGAAGGATTACTCCATATCGCTCGGCATAACTCCTCTCAAATAGCTTCAGACATTCAATCCAAAGATGAAGAAACAGCTACAATACTAGCGACATTGGCAATCTCCGTTGATACAATTACCGGCATTTCCCCCCAGGACTTAGGGTACCTGCTATCAGAGGACAACGTTGAATACGGAACCTTGCCTGAAATTAATTGGTCGAATCAACGCTCGAAAAAGAAAGCATCCTATCCAGAATATAAACACTCATTTTCATTTACCACAGGAAATCAAAAAGCTCTTGAATATTTAGAAAGAAGGGGGATTATAATTTTCAATGGTGTGCAATTTTTTTTTACACATCCTAATTTTTATGAAGCTGGTAAACAACTTATTACAACCGGAGGTACATTTCGTCAAACGAGGATCTTTAATTTCTATCGCAAAGCACTCAGTTTGCTTACTCCAAGAAACGTTATTTTGGCAGCCAAACACTTTGATTTCTTATCCAATGACACCAATATTAAAGATAAATCAAAAGTATTTGAACTGGCAGTGCACGGCAAAAAATCTATTTTCCCAGCTGCTAGAGATATATGTCTAGTATTTCTCATTAAGCATATTTCCGATGTTGGAAATGAAATTGAAACCAGCATTATTAACACCCTTGAATATTATGATATAGACCCAATTGAAATTGCGTGGCATGAAGGTTTCCCATTTATATCAAACGAAAATGAAGGCATATTACCTCATAGATATTACACTATTACAGATGAAGATTTTAAGGCAATAGAAGATAAGTTTAACACTGATCAAAAGGTTAGTCCCTTGGATGCGTGGCATTTTATCTTAGGCGCATCCAGCAGAAATAAATACATTTTAAACGACAAAATATTTAAATACCTCATTCAATATGACGAAGTATTTATTAGGAAAGAAGTTTGTCGCTCAATATTCATGCAAGGAAATTCAGCTAAAATCCAGCACTTATCTACTTTATACACTGATAATCATCCTTCAGTAGTATTCACTGCTATCAGGTATTCATTGAATAACTGGAATTTATTTGACCAGGAAAAGAAAAGCTTTCTATTGCCATTGATTAAAAAGGTAATAAAAACACAAGCGGTTTCCGTACGTACGAATCGTCTATTCAGTACGTTTAGTAAAGAACATACGCATGAAGCTATTAACTGGTCTTCATTAAATCCAGCAGAGACAAGAGAACTTTGGAACATATGGGGAGAGCTTTATCCCATTTACTTAGAACATCTACCATCCTCAGCCTTTTTAAACCCTGGAAGATTTGGAAACACAATTGATGAAGCATTTAAATATTTAAGCAAACCCATAGGTATGGCGGTTTTAGACGCTTGGTATAACCGCATTGATTTCAAAATAACCAACAATGAAGTCTTAGATGAATTCGAATTATGTATAGCTGATATTCTTTTGAATTTCACAGAGGATGACGCAGCTATTCGCTCGAAACTATTCAATAAACTTTTATCTTACAACGATACAAGTTTTATGGTATCTACCTTAAAGTGGACAGTAAGATATTGGGACAACCTGGCAGAATATGAGAAAAAACAAATACTCGACCTTGTTAAAGATGATAGAAATGATTCCAGGTGGATTAAAGCTGTTTTATTAACCTGCGAGCGCCCACCGGAAGAAATACAGAATGCTTTGTTCGGAGAATCTGTCTTTTTATTACCACCAGAGGAATTTATCAAAAAACTTGACACTCAAATTTTATCAGATTCATTAGCATTTTATTTCGGAAAACCACAACCACTTTGGTGGCTTGCGACACAAAGAAAAAATATCAAATTCTGGCAATCAGTTATTACTTACATACTTGAAAATAATATAGCGCCTTTCTTTAAAAATTGTATGTCAGAATTAGTATTTGCTGGCTTGAACGGGTTTGGAGGAACATGGCCAGGTGGCATGGGTACTTGGAAGTTGGTCTGCAATAACACAACGGATAAAAAACTAGTTACAGAGGAACTCATTTATGGAATGACAGAATGTTCTTATGTTTTGCACGACACAGCTGAGATGATTAAATTATTGCATGGACGTTATATCAAAGACGGCTCGGAAGAAGATTTCATAAAACTACTTGAACAAAATATTGAAGCATTGCATTATTATGGGACATCCGAACTTTACGAAGTGCTTGGCAATGAAATTTTTGGAACACTATTAGCAACAATTCAACCTGATGCAACGATAATTCAATCACTTGAAATTCTTGTTAAAG encodes the following:
- a CDS encoding nSTAND3 domain-containing NTPase, encoding MPANYFMNVTTAGVKGYEYQYKAIIALGLLNLRQSRSIFIEKDGGEDGQITITHNGQDHIVEVQMKDTIADISLSTFVKWLCHFPANLAQDNLLDRVINKKHTALIITSGRCLDDVHLFSQRFKDLSSHNSLKLTKTWQKDFCKELDKNGFTGSTTLQTKRNSFCKAQATDLQNSLTLEHDLSKILIWDGLTADSLDNEILQLLNRLYLVPQSASETLYFKLLEAVKESRDQKTDLTPIFKKLINEYEGEAPIIDPNYKSRSEESTLTQQLEIQGVLLLKGVTQAGKSELAKKIADYFHKKGFTYKICTEIEHAEQFLNLNIKEDKILVIEDPWGHVAVVDNGLNKWKKLENLIKNKQPQHKIIVTSRNEILQELSAGGFVTQNQIAGYNWANTTIIENKTLDSFWRIFADEAKLNNKIVKLIEDHISICPPDHLLQIGELQYLARYDQEDLVNQPLEGLLHIARHNSSQIASDIQSKDEETATILATLAISVDTITGISPQDLGYLLSEDNVEYGTLPEINWSNQRSKKKASYPEYKHSFSFTTGNQKALEYLERRGIIIFNGVQFFFTHPNFYEAGKQLITTGGTFRQTRIFNFYRKALSLLTPRNVILAAKHFDFLSNDTNIKDKSKVFELAVHGKKSIFPAARDICLVFLIKHISDVGNEIETSIINTLEYYDIDPIEIAWHEGFPFISNENEGILPHRYYTITDEDFKAIEDKFNTDQKVSPLDAWHFILGASSRNKYILNDKIFKYLIQYDEVFIRKEVCRSIFMQGNSAKIQHLSTLYTDNHPSVVFTAIRYSLNNWNLFDQEKKSFLLPLIKKVIKTQAVSVRTNRLFSTFSKEHTHEAINWSSLNPAETRELWNIWGELYPIYLEHLPSSAFLNPGRFGNTIDEAFKYLSKPIGMAVLDAWYNRIDFKITNNEVLDEFELCIADILLNFTEDDAAIRSKLFNKLLSYNDTSFMVSTLKWTVRYWDNLAEYEKKQILDLVKDDRNDSRWIKAVLLTCERPPEEIQNALFGESVFLLPPEEFIKKLDTQILSDSLAFYFGKPQPLWWLATQRKNIKFWQSVITYILENNIAPFFKNCMSELVFAGLNGFGGTWPGGMGTWKLVCNNTTDKKLVTEELIYGMTECSYVLHDTAEMIKLLHGRYIKDGSEEDFIKLLEQNIEALHYYGTSELYEVLGNEIFGTLLATIQPDATIIQSLEILVKENNQTQLKDVLNDLTERKKSVRMKATILILQKNLKKYADYSSFEELVINLPDNIRWIGEKEKEKFENSRKEKLPNWIGIN